The Taeniopygia guttata chromosome 6, bTaeGut7.mat, whole genome shotgun sequence genome contains a region encoding:
- the LOC100226079 gene encoding uncharacterized protein, which produces MPMEKGQFGPRPSKRHLLKDEAGGTGGHGARQPPPSHTSRVSFSSRLQSSRSRPSLARLPRGQRSAVPSPVPLPPPANTAARGQCRRLRSCAACSGKLTPDSSSTVPSTPSTPAPTETEPLLVHQHTQTEPETPERPCAAQRVDRDVQTELPARKRRISPVRLFRERETQTRPPGLLPGAAPAGRGEPEPPRRRSLFRRSLFRRLLRGCRCPGTDTRPKPPQHPQGAAQGRAAGIGVLMVIQESTEGAQWSQYSLWPWFIETSL; this is translated from the exons ATGCCCATGGAGAAGGGCCAGTTCGGCCCTCGGCCATCCAAGAGGCACCTGCTGAAGGATGAGGCCGGAGGAACAGGCGGGCATGGGGCGAGGCAGCCGCCTCCATCCCACACCTCCCGCGTCTCTTTCTCCTCTCGCCTCCAG agctccaggagccgGCCCAGCCTGGCCCGGCTGCCGCGGGGGCAGCGCTCCGCCGTGCCCAGCCCCgtgccgctgccgccgcccgcCAACACCGCGGCCCGCGGGCAGTGCCGGCGCCTGAGGAGCTGCGCGGCCTGCTCGGGCAAGCTGACACCGGACAGCTCCTCCACAGTGCCCTCCACACCCTCCACCCCTGCCCCGACCGAGACAGAACCGCTTTTGGTCCACCAGCACACCCAGACAGAGCCCGAGACACCGGAGCGGCCGTGCGCCGCCCAACGCGTGGATCGAGACGTCCAGACCGAGCTGCCGGCCCGCAAGCGGCGGATTTCCCCGGTCCGGCTGTTCAGGGAGCGGGAGACGCAGACTCGgcccccggggctgctgcccggcgctgccccggccggCCGCGGGGAGCCGgagccgccgcgccgccgctcGCTGTTCCGCCGCTCGTTGTTCCGCCGCCTGCTCCGGGGCTGCCGCTGCCCCGGCACCGACACCCGCCCCAAACCGCCGCAGCATCCCCAGGGAGCCGCACAGGGACGCGCCGCGGGCATCGGGGTGTTGATGGTGATCCAGGAGTCCACCGAGGGCGCCCAGTGGTCTCAGTACTCCTTGTGGCCGTGGTTTATTGAGACCAGTCTGTGA
- the LOC121470164 gene encoding uncharacterized protein encodes MSDKQPDGKRKAQGGKHLDGAHAAGLRDQGASPFHNQQLEAQDQQEEQVEAQDQQEERLEAQDQQEGQVEAQDQQEGQVEAQGQQEEQLEAQDQQEERLEAQDQQEGQVEAQDQQEGQVEAQDQQEERLEAQDQQEGQVEAQDQQEGQVEAQDQQEGQVEAQDQQEGQLEAQDQQEEQLEAQDQQEEQLEAQDQQEGQVEAQDQQEEQLEVQDQQEGWLEAQDQQEGQVEAQDHQEGQVEAQDQQEGQVEAQDQQEGQVEAQDQQEGQVEAQGQQEGQLEAQDQQEGCLEAQDQQEGQVEAQDQQEERLEAQDQQEEQLEAQDQQEGQVEAQDQQEERLEAQDQQEEKLEAQDQQEERLEAQDQQEEQVEAEGQGHCASPGHRSSDIPVPSVTTGMLESPARSRKTQQLLGASRGRRSLSPGQASRGISVCRSPRGTEGSPGADPGSGSSPPQHHPQAELPPVPFFRDKPTDSGSNC; translated from the exons ATGTCTGACAAGCAGCCAGATGGAAAGAGAAAGGCCCAGGGTGGGAAACACCTGGATGGGGCACATGCAGCTGGG CTCAGAGACCAAGGAGCATCCCCATTTCACAACCAGCAGCTGGAAGCCCAGGaccagcaggaggagcaggtgGAAGCCCAGGACCAGCAGGAGGAGCGGCTGGAAGCCCAGGACCAGCAGGAAGGGCAGGTGGAAGCCCAGGACCAGCAGGAGGGGCAGGTGGaagcccagggccagcaggaggagcagctggaagccCAGGACCAGCAGGAGGAGCGGCTGGAAGCCCAGGACCAGCAGGAAGGGCAGGTGGAAGCCCAGGACCAGCAGGAAGGGCAGGTGGAAGCCCAGGACCAGCAGGAGGAGCGGCTGGAAGCCCAGGACCAGCAGGAAGGGCAGGTGGAAGCCCAGGACCAGCAGGAAGGGCAGGTGGAAGCCCAGGACCAACAGGAGGGGCAGGTGGAAGCCCAGGACcagcaggaggggcagctgGAAGCCCAGGaccagcaggaggagcagctggaagccCAGGaccagcaggaggagcagctggaagccCAGGACCAGCAGGAAGGGCAGGTGGAAGCCCAGGaccagcaggaggagcagctggaagtCCAGGACCAGCAGGAAGGGTGGCTGGAAGCTCAGGACCAGCAGGAAGGGCAGGTGGAAGCCCAGGACCATCAGGAAGGGCAGGTGGAAGCCCAGGACCAGCAGGAAGGGCAGGTGGAAGCCCAGGACCAGCAGGAAGGGCAGGTGGAAGCCCAGGACCAACAGGAGGGGCAGGTGGaagcccagggccagcaggaagGGCAGCTGGAAGCCCAGGACCAGCAGGAAGGGTGTCTGGAAGCCCAGGACCAGCAGGAAGGGCAGGTGGAAGCCCAGGACCAGCAGGAGGAGCGGCTGGAAGCCCAGGaccagcaggaggagcagctggaagccCAGGACCAGCAGGAGGGGCAGGTGGAAGCCCAGGACCAGCAGGAGGAGCGGCTGGAAGCCCAGGACcagcaggaggagaagctggAAGCCCAGGACCAGCAGGAGGAGCGGCTGGAAGCCCAGGaccagcaggaggagcaggtggaagcagagggacagggacactgcgcatccccagggcacaggagcAGCGACATCCCGGTCCCCTCTGTGACCACCGGGATGCTCGAGAGCCCggccaggagcaggaaaacccagcagctgctcgggGCAAGCAGAGGGAGACGCAGCCTGAGCCCAGGCCAGGCCAGCAGGGGAATTTCTGTGTGTCGCAGCCCAAGAGGCACAGAGGGAAGTCCCGGAGCTGACCCAGGCAGCGGCTCCTCCCCGCCCCAGCATCACCCACAGGCTGAGCTCCCGCCAGTCCCGTTTTTCAGGGATAAACCCACCGACAGTGGCAGTAATTGCTGA